The following are encoded in a window of Megachile rotundata isolate GNS110a chromosome 2, iyMegRotu1, whole genome shotgun sequence genomic DNA:
- the PICK1 gene encoding protein interacting with PRKCA 1 isoform X3, with amino-acid sequence MDYDDDFFFEEDKMGMTITSGNVVIQKDGSNLIGISIGGGAPLCPCLYIVQIFDNTPAAIDGTLQSGDELVAVNGTSVRGKTKVEVAKMIQSCDSQVSINYNKLHADPRQGRTLDIALKKVKHRLVEGMGSATADALGLSRAILCNDALVQRLIALQRTENLYRGLVSHAKYTLHAFFDLIQVYKVFGDAFAAIGVREPQPRASEAFRQFGEQHRQMEKFGVTMLKALKPILNDLGTYLHKAIPDTRLTISKYADAKFEYLSYCLKVKELDDEEQSYAALQEPLYRVETGNYEYRLVLRCRQEARAKFAKLRSDVLVKLELLDNKHVQDVVWQLQKFAAGLAKYYSNTRDLLSAVTLFPVEVDLSHSAFQYKSTGPQMITDGEDVDEFEPEEKSNTTEDLLIDTQNISVASESDNI; translated from the exons ATGGATTATGATGATGATTTCTTCTTTGAAGAGGATAAGAT GGGTATGACCATAACTTCTGGCAATGTTGTAATACAAAAGGATGGCAGTAATCTTATAGGCATAAGTATTGGAGGTGGAGCACCATTATGTCCATGTTTatatattgtacaaatttttgatAACACACCTGCAGCGATAGATGGTACACTGCAATCAGGAGATGAACTTGTAGCAGTGAATGGTACATCAGTGAGAGGAAAGACAAAAGTTGAAGTTGCTAAGATGATACAGTCATGTGATTCTCAAGTcagtattaattacaataaattacatGCTGATCCTAGACAAGGTCGTACACTTGACATAGCTTTAAAAAAG gtGAAACATAGATTAGTCGAAGGAATGGGAAGTGCGACGGCAGATGCGTTAGGACTATCGCGTGCAATTCTTTGTAATGATGCGCTTGTGCAGCGATTAATTGCATTACAGCGTACAGAAAATTTGTACAGAGGTCTGGTTTCTCATGCTAAATATACTTTACATGCTTTTTTTGACCTAATACAAGTATATAAag TATTTGGTGATGCTTTTGCTGCAATAGGAGTGAGAGAACCCCAACCAAGAGCTAGTGAAGCTTTTAGGCAATTTGGGGAACAACATAGACAAATGGAAAAGTTCGGAGTAACAATGTTAAAAGCTTTGAAACCCATATTGAACGATTTGGGCACATATCTTCATAAAGCTATTCCAGATACTCGATTAACTATTAGTAAATATGCTGATGcgaaatttgaatatctttCTTATTGCTTGAAAGTAAAAGAATTGGACGATGAGGAACAAAGTTATGCAGCATTGCAGGAGCCTCTTTATCGAGTAGAAACAGGCAATTATGAATATCGATTGGTGTTAAGGTGTCGACAAGAGGCACGTGCAAAATTTGCTAAACTTAGGTCAGATGTTCTTGTGAAACTTGAATTATTAGACAATAAACATGTTCAAGATGTTGTATGGCAATTGCAAAAGTTTGCGGCTGGTTTAGcaaaatattattctaatacaAGAGATTTATTATCTGCTGTAACATTATTCCCTGTTGAAGTTGATTTATCACATTCTGCATTTCAATATAAATCTACTGGACCTCAAATGATAACTGATGGAGAAGATGTAGATGAGTTTGAGCCAGAAGAAAAGTCGAATACAACCGAAGATTTACTTATAGATACGCAAAATATTTCAGTTGCATCAGAATCTGATAACATATAG
- the PICK1 gene encoding protein interacting with PRKCA 1 isoform X4: MMHQFTMMEDRMGMTITSGNVVIQKDGSNLIGISIGGGAPLCPCLYIVQIFDNTPAAIDGTLQSGDELVAVNGTSVRGKTKVEVAKMIQSCDSQVSINYNKLHADPRQGRTLDIALKKVKHRLVEGMGSATADALGLSRAILCNDALVQRLIALQRTENLYRGLVSHAKYTLHAFFDLIQVYKVFGDAFAAIGVREPQPRASEAFRQFGEQHRQMEKFGVTMLKALKPILNDLGTYLHKAIPDTRLTISKYADAKFEYLSYCLKVKELDDEEQSYAALQEPLYRVETGNYEYRLVLRCRQEARAKFAKLRSDVLVKLELLDNKHVQDVVWQLQKFAAGLAKYYSNTRDLLSAVTLFPVEVDLSHSAFQYKSTGPQMITDGEDVDEFEPEEKSNTTEDLLIDTQNISVASESDNI; the protein is encoded by the exons ATG ATGCATCAATTTACCATGATGGAAGATCGCAT GGGTATGACCATAACTTCTGGCAATGTTGTAATACAAAAGGATGGCAGTAATCTTATAGGCATAAGTATTGGAGGTGGAGCACCATTATGTCCATGTTTatatattgtacaaatttttgatAACACACCTGCAGCGATAGATGGTACACTGCAATCAGGAGATGAACTTGTAGCAGTGAATGGTACATCAGTGAGAGGAAAGACAAAAGTTGAAGTTGCTAAGATGATACAGTCATGTGATTCTCAAGTcagtattaattacaataaattacatGCTGATCCTAGACAAGGTCGTACACTTGACATAGCTTTAAAAAAG gtGAAACATAGATTAGTCGAAGGAATGGGAAGTGCGACGGCAGATGCGTTAGGACTATCGCGTGCAATTCTTTGTAATGATGCGCTTGTGCAGCGATTAATTGCATTACAGCGTACAGAAAATTTGTACAGAGGTCTGGTTTCTCATGCTAAATATACTTTACATGCTTTTTTTGACCTAATACAAGTATATAAag TATTTGGTGATGCTTTTGCTGCAATAGGAGTGAGAGAACCCCAACCAAGAGCTAGTGAAGCTTTTAGGCAATTTGGGGAACAACATAGACAAATGGAAAAGTTCGGAGTAACAATGTTAAAAGCTTTGAAACCCATATTGAACGATTTGGGCACATATCTTCATAAAGCTATTCCAGATACTCGATTAACTATTAGTAAATATGCTGATGcgaaatttgaatatctttCTTATTGCTTGAAAGTAAAAGAATTGGACGATGAGGAACAAAGTTATGCAGCATTGCAGGAGCCTCTTTATCGAGTAGAAACAGGCAATTATGAATATCGATTGGTGTTAAGGTGTCGACAAGAGGCACGTGCAAAATTTGCTAAACTTAGGTCAGATGTTCTTGTGAAACTTGAATTATTAGACAATAAACATGTTCAAGATGTTGTATGGCAATTGCAAAAGTTTGCGGCTGGTTTAGcaaaatattattctaatacaAGAGATTTATTATCTGCTGTAACATTATTCCCTGTTGAAGTTGATTTATCACATTCTGCATTTCAATATAAATCTACTGGACCTCAAATGATAACTGATGGAGAAGATGTAGATGAGTTTGAGCCAGAAGAAAAGTCGAATACAACCGAAGATTTACTTATAGATACGCAAAATATTTCAGTTGCATCAGAATCTGATAACATATAG
- the PICK1 gene encoding protein interacting with PRKCA 1 isoform X2 — protein MMHQFTMMEDRIPDVELVNQDQSLHQPLNSTMGMTITSGNVVIQKDGSNLIGISIGGGAPLCPCLYIVQIFDNTPAAIDGTLQSGDELVAVNGTSVRGKTKVEVAKMIQSCDSQVSINYNKLHADPRQGRTLDIALKKVKHRLVEGMGSATADALGLSRAILCNDALVQRLIALQRTENLYRGLVSHAKYTLHAFFDLIQVYKVFGDAFAAIGVREPQPRASEAFRQFGEQHRQMEKFGVTMLKALKPILNDLGTYLHKAIPDTRLTISKYADAKFEYLSYCLKVKELDDEEQSYAALQEPLYRVETGNYEYRLVLRCRQEARAKFAKLRSDVLVKLELLDNKHVQDVVWQLQKFAAGLAKYYSNTRDLLSAVTLFPVEVDLSHSAFQYKSTGPQMITDGEDVDEFEPEEKSNTTEDLLIDTQNISVASESDNI, from the exons ATG ATGCATCAATTTACCATGATGGAAGATCGCAT ACCTGATGTAGAACTGGTCAATCAAGATCAGTCTCTTCATCAACCACTCAACAGCACAAT GGGTATGACCATAACTTCTGGCAATGTTGTAATACAAAAGGATGGCAGTAATCTTATAGGCATAAGTATTGGAGGTGGAGCACCATTATGTCCATGTTTatatattgtacaaatttttgatAACACACCTGCAGCGATAGATGGTACACTGCAATCAGGAGATGAACTTGTAGCAGTGAATGGTACATCAGTGAGAGGAAAGACAAAAGTTGAAGTTGCTAAGATGATACAGTCATGTGATTCTCAAGTcagtattaattacaataaattacatGCTGATCCTAGACAAGGTCGTACACTTGACATAGCTTTAAAAAAG gtGAAACATAGATTAGTCGAAGGAATGGGAAGTGCGACGGCAGATGCGTTAGGACTATCGCGTGCAATTCTTTGTAATGATGCGCTTGTGCAGCGATTAATTGCATTACAGCGTACAGAAAATTTGTACAGAGGTCTGGTTTCTCATGCTAAATATACTTTACATGCTTTTTTTGACCTAATACAAGTATATAAag TATTTGGTGATGCTTTTGCTGCAATAGGAGTGAGAGAACCCCAACCAAGAGCTAGTGAAGCTTTTAGGCAATTTGGGGAACAACATAGACAAATGGAAAAGTTCGGAGTAACAATGTTAAAAGCTTTGAAACCCATATTGAACGATTTGGGCACATATCTTCATAAAGCTATTCCAGATACTCGATTAACTATTAGTAAATATGCTGATGcgaaatttgaatatctttCTTATTGCTTGAAAGTAAAAGAATTGGACGATGAGGAACAAAGTTATGCAGCATTGCAGGAGCCTCTTTATCGAGTAGAAACAGGCAATTATGAATATCGATTGGTGTTAAGGTGTCGACAAGAGGCACGTGCAAAATTTGCTAAACTTAGGTCAGATGTTCTTGTGAAACTTGAATTATTAGACAATAAACATGTTCAAGATGTTGTATGGCAATTGCAAAAGTTTGCGGCTGGTTTAGcaaaatattattctaatacaAGAGATTTATTATCTGCTGTAACATTATTCCCTGTTGAAGTTGATTTATCACATTCTGCATTTCAATATAAATCTACTGGACCTCAAATGATAACTGATGGAGAAGATGTAGATGAGTTTGAGCCAGAAGAAAAGTCGAATACAACCGAAGATTTACTTATAGATACGCAAAATATTTCAGTTGCATCAGAATCTGATAACATATAG
- the PICK1 gene encoding protein interacting with PRKCA 1 isoform X1 → MHQFTMMEDRIPDVELVNQDQSLHQPLNSTMGMTITSGNVVIQKDGSNLIGISIGGGAPLCPCLYIVQIFDNTPAAIDGTLQSGDELVAVNGTSVRGKTKVEVAKMIQSCDSQVSINYNKLHADPRQGRTLDIALKKVKHRLVEGMGSATADALGLSRAILCNDALVQRLIALQRTENLYRGLVSHAKYTLHAFFDLIQVYKVFGDAFAAIGVREPQPRASEAFRQFGEQHRQMEKFGVTMLKALKPILNDLGTYLHKAIPDTRLTISKYADAKFEYLSYCLKVKELDDEEQSYAALQEPLYRVETGNYEYRLVLRCRQEARAKFAKLRSDVLVKLELLDNKHVQDVVWQLQKFAAGLAKYYSNTRDLLSAVTLFPVEVDLSHSAFQYKSTGPQMITDGEDVDEFEPEEKSNTTEDLLIDTQNISVASESDNI, encoded by the exons ATGCATCAATTTACCATGATGGAAGATCGCAT ACCTGATGTAGAACTGGTCAATCAAGATCAGTCTCTTCATCAACCACTCAACAGCACAAT GGGTATGACCATAACTTCTGGCAATGTTGTAATACAAAAGGATGGCAGTAATCTTATAGGCATAAGTATTGGAGGTGGAGCACCATTATGTCCATGTTTatatattgtacaaatttttgatAACACACCTGCAGCGATAGATGGTACACTGCAATCAGGAGATGAACTTGTAGCAGTGAATGGTACATCAGTGAGAGGAAAGACAAAAGTTGAAGTTGCTAAGATGATACAGTCATGTGATTCTCAAGTcagtattaattacaataaattacatGCTGATCCTAGACAAGGTCGTACACTTGACATAGCTTTAAAAAAG gtGAAACATAGATTAGTCGAAGGAATGGGAAGTGCGACGGCAGATGCGTTAGGACTATCGCGTGCAATTCTTTGTAATGATGCGCTTGTGCAGCGATTAATTGCATTACAGCGTACAGAAAATTTGTACAGAGGTCTGGTTTCTCATGCTAAATATACTTTACATGCTTTTTTTGACCTAATACAAGTATATAAag TATTTGGTGATGCTTTTGCTGCAATAGGAGTGAGAGAACCCCAACCAAGAGCTAGTGAAGCTTTTAGGCAATTTGGGGAACAACATAGACAAATGGAAAAGTTCGGAGTAACAATGTTAAAAGCTTTGAAACCCATATTGAACGATTTGGGCACATATCTTCATAAAGCTATTCCAGATACTCGATTAACTATTAGTAAATATGCTGATGcgaaatttgaatatctttCTTATTGCTTGAAAGTAAAAGAATTGGACGATGAGGAACAAAGTTATGCAGCATTGCAGGAGCCTCTTTATCGAGTAGAAACAGGCAATTATGAATATCGATTGGTGTTAAGGTGTCGACAAGAGGCACGTGCAAAATTTGCTAAACTTAGGTCAGATGTTCTTGTGAAACTTGAATTATTAGACAATAAACATGTTCAAGATGTTGTATGGCAATTGCAAAAGTTTGCGGCTGGTTTAGcaaaatattattctaatacaAGAGATTTATTATCTGCTGTAACATTATTCCCTGTTGAAGTTGATTTATCACATTCTGCATTTCAATATAAATCTACTGGACCTCAAATGATAACTGATGGAGAAGATGTAGATGAGTTTGAGCCAGAAGAAAAGTCGAATACAACCGAAGATTTACTTATAGATACGCAAAATATTTCAGTTGCATCAGAATCTGATAACATATAG
- the PICK1 gene encoding protein interacting with PRKCA 1 isoform X5: MNKYSNIIRIFRGMTITSGNVVIQKDGSNLIGISIGGGAPLCPCLYIVQIFDNTPAAIDGTLQSGDELVAVNGTSVRGKTKVEVAKMIQSCDSQVSINYNKLHADPRQGRTLDIALKKVKHRLVEGMGSATADALGLSRAILCNDALVQRLIALQRTENLYRGLVSHAKYTLHAFFDLIQVYKVFGDAFAAIGVREPQPRASEAFRQFGEQHRQMEKFGVTMLKALKPILNDLGTYLHKAIPDTRLTISKYADAKFEYLSYCLKVKELDDEEQSYAALQEPLYRVETGNYEYRLVLRCRQEARAKFAKLRSDVLVKLELLDNKHVQDVVWQLQKFAAGLAKYYSNTRDLLSAVTLFPVEVDLSHSAFQYKSTGPQMITDGEDVDEFEPEEKSNTTEDLLIDTQNISVASESDNI; encoded by the exons atgaataagtattcaaatattatcAGAATATTCAG GGGTATGACCATAACTTCTGGCAATGTTGTAATACAAAAGGATGGCAGTAATCTTATAGGCATAAGTATTGGAGGTGGAGCACCATTATGTCCATGTTTatatattgtacaaatttttgatAACACACCTGCAGCGATAGATGGTACACTGCAATCAGGAGATGAACTTGTAGCAGTGAATGGTACATCAGTGAGAGGAAAGACAAAAGTTGAAGTTGCTAAGATGATACAGTCATGTGATTCTCAAGTcagtattaattacaataaattacatGCTGATCCTAGACAAGGTCGTACACTTGACATAGCTTTAAAAAAG gtGAAACATAGATTAGTCGAAGGAATGGGAAGTGCGACGGCAGATGCGTTAGGACTATCGCGTGCAATTCTTTGTAATGATGCGCTTGTGCAGCGATTAATTGCATTACAGCGTACAGAAAATTTGTACAGAGGTCTGGTTTCTCATGCTAAATATACTTTACATGCTTTTTTTGACCTAATACAAGTATATAAag TATTTGGTGATGCTTTTGCTGCAATAGGAGTGAGAGAACCCCAACCAAGAGCTAGTGAAGCTTTTAGGCAATTTGGGGAACAACATAGACAAATGGAAAAGTTCGGAGTAACAATGTTAAAAGCTTTGAAACCCATATTGAACGATTTGGGCACATATCTTCATAAAGCTATTCCAGATACTCGATTAACTATTAGTAAATATGCTGATGcgaaatttgaatatctttCTTATTGCTTGAAAGTAAAAGAATTGGACGATGAGGAACAAAGTTATGCAGCATTGCAGGAGCCTCTTTATCGAGTAGAAACAGGCAATTATGAATATCGATTGGTGTTAAGGTGTCGACAAGAGGCACGTGCAAAATTTGCTAAACTTAGGTCAGATGTTCTTGTGAAACTTGAATTATTAGACAATAAACATGTTCAAGATGTTGTATGGCAATTGCAAAAGTTTGCGGCTGGTTTAGcaaaatattattctaatacaAGAGATTTATTATCTGCTGTAACATTATTCCCTGTTGAAGTTGATTTATCACATTCTGCATTTCAATATAAATCTACTGGACCTCAAATGATAACTGATGGAGAAGATGTAGATGAGTTTGAGCCAGAAGAAAAGTCGAATACAACCGAAGATTTACTTATAGATACGCAAAATATTTCAGTTGCATCAGAATCTGATAACATATAG
- the PICK1 gene encoding protein interacting with PRKCA 1 isoform X6, which translates to MTITSGNVVIQKDGSNLIGISIGGGAPLCPCLYIVQIFDNTPAAIDGTLQSGDELVAVNGTSVRGKTKVEVAKMIQSCDSQVSINYNKLHADPRQGRTLDIALKKVKHRLVEGMGSATADALGLSRAILCNDALVQRLIALQRTENLYRGLVSHAKYTLHAFFDLIQVYKVFGDAFAAIGVREPQPRASEAFRQFGEQHRQMEKFGVTMLKALKPILNDLGTYLHKAIPDTRLTISKYADAKFEYLSYCLKVKELDDEEQSYAALQEPLYRVETGNYEYRLVLRCRQEARAKFAKLRSDVLVKLELLDNKHVQDVVWQLQKFAAGLAKYYSNTRDLLSAVTLFPVEVDLSHSAFQYKSTGPQMITDGEDVDEFEPEEKSNTTEDLLIDTQNISVASESDNI; encoded by the exons ATGACCATAACTTCTGGCAATGTTGTAATACAAAAGGATGGCAGTAATCTTATAGGCATAAGTATTGGAGGTGGAGCACCATTATGTCCATGTTTatatattgtacaaatttttgatAACACACCTGCAGCGATAGATGGTACACTGCAATCAGGAGATGAACTTGTAGCAGTGAATGGTACATCAGTGAGAGGAAAGACAAAAGTTGAAGTTGCTAAGATGATACAGTCATGTGATTCTCAAGTcagtattaattacaataaattacatGCTGATCCTAGACAAGGTCGTACACTTGACATAGCTTTAAAAAAG gtGAAACATAGATTAGTCGAAGGAATGGGAAGTGCGACGGCAGATGCGTTAGGACTATCGCGTGCAATTCTTTGTAATGATGCGCTTGTGCAGCGATTAATTGCATTACAGCGTACAGAAAATTTGTACAGAGGTCTGGTTTCTCATGCTAAATATACTTTACATGCTTTTTTTGACCTAATACAAGTATATAAag TATTTGGTGATGCTTTTGCTGCAATAGGAGTGAGAGAACCCCAACCAAGAGCTAGTGAAGCTTTTAGGCAATTTGGGGAACAACATAGACAAATGGAAAAGTTCGGAGTAACAATGTTAAAAGCTTTGAAACCCATATTGAACGATTTGGGCACATATCTTCATAAAGCTATTCCAGATACTCGATTAACTATTAGTAAATATGCTGATGcgaaatttgaatatctttCTTATTGCTTGAAAGTAAAAGAATTGGACGATGAGGAACAAAGTTATGCAGCATTGCAGGAGCCTCTTTATCGAGTAGAAACAGGCAATTATGAATATCGATTGGTGTTAAGGTGTCGACAAGAGGCACGTGCAAAATTTGCTAAACTTAGGTCAGATGTTCTTGTGAAACTTGAATTATTAGACAATAAACATGTTCAAGATGTTGTATGGCAATTGCAAAAGTTTGCGGCTGGTTTAGcaaaatattattctaatacaAGAGATTTATTATCTGCTGTAACATTATTCCCTGTTGAAGTTGATTTATCACATTCTGCATTTCAATATAAATCTACTGGACCTCAAATGATAACTGATGGAGAAGATGTAGATGAGTTTGAGCCAGAAGAAAAGTCGAATACAACCGAAGATTTACTTATAGATACGCAAAATATTTCAGTTGCATCAGAATCTGATAACATATAG